A DNA window from Streptomyces sp. CA-278952 contains the following coding sequences:
- a CDS encoding class I adenylate-forming enzyme family protein, with protein sequence MTAVNDVTASAHALGASRTFWELIERRAALTPDRPVLLQEDRRLTFGELRDRAERVAAGLYGMGVRAGSVVAWQLPTRLETALLSFALTRLGAVQTPVIPFYRDREVRFALRGSEAAFFAVPGVWRGFDHTAMAERIAGELDRPPRVFEAYDTLPDGDPAVLPPPPAPSSGEEVRWIYWTSGTTSDPKGVLHTDRSLIAGGSCLAHALKLSADDVGSMAFPYAHVAGPDYTVMLLLYGFPAVMFEQFALPDALAEYRRHGVTVAGGSTAFYAMFLAEQRKAPGRPLIPTLRLLAGGGAPKPPEVYHAVVREMGVQLTHGYGMTEVPMITMGAPDDTAENLALTEGRPPEGMEIRIADEHGKPLPYGAEGEVRLRGEAVCRGYLDAGARAAAFDAEGFLITGDLGRLRESGHLTLTGRLKDIIIRKGENISAKEIEDLLHTHPAVADAAVIGLPDPERGERVCAVVEQPPGAPPLTLTALSAHLREAGLSVHKVPEQLEVLDALPRNETLRKVLKYRLRERFGG encoded by the coding sequence GTGACCGCCGTGAACGACGTGACCGCATCCGCCCACGCCCTGGGCGCCTCCCGCACCTTCTGGGAGCTGATCGAACGCCGCGCCGCCCTCACCCCCGACCGCCCGGTCCTGCTCCAGGAGGACCGTCGCCTGACCTTCGGCGAGCTGAGGGACCGCGCCGAGCGGGTCGCCGCCGGGCTGTACGGGATGGGCGTGCGGGCGGGCAGCGTGGTGGCCTGGCAGTTGCCGACCCGGCTGGAGACGGCGCTGCTCTCCTTCGCCCTGACCCGGCTCGGGGCCGTACAGACGCCGGTCATCCCGTTCTACCGGGACCGCGAGGTGCGGTTCGCGCTGCGCGGGTCGGAAGCCGCGTTCTTCGCCGTGCCCGGCGTGTGGCGCGGCTTCGACCACACGGCGATGGCCGAGCGGATCGCCGGGGAACTCGACCGCCCGCCGCGGGTCTTCGAGGCGTACGACACCCTCCCCGACGGCGACCCGGCGGTCCTGCCGCCCCCGCCCGCCCCCTCCTCGGGCGAGGAGGTCCGCTGGATCTACTGGACCTCCGGCACCACCTCCGACCCCAAGGGCGTCCTGCACACCGACCGTTCCCTGATCGCGGGCGGCTCCTGTCTCGCCCACGCCCTGAAGCTCTCCGCCGACGACGTGGGCTCGATGGCGTTCCCGTACGCCCATGTCGCCGGGCCCGACTACACGGTGATGCTGCTGCTGTACGGCTTCCCCGCGGTGATGTTCGAGCAGTTCGCGCTGCCGGACGCGCTGGCGGAGTACCGGCGGCACGGGGTGACGGTGGCGGGCGGCTCGACCGCCTTCTACGCGATGTTCCTGGCCGAACAGCGCAAGGCCCCCGGCCGGCCGCTCATCCCGACCCTCCGTCTGCTGGCGGGCGGCGGAGCGCCGAAACCGCCGGAGGTGTACCACGCGGTGGTGCGGGAGATGGGGGTCCAGCTCACCCACGGCTACGGCATGACCGAGGTCCCGATGATCACCATGGGCGCCCCGGACGACACGGCGGAGAACCTGGCCCTGACCGAGGGGCGGCCCCCGGAGGGTATGGAGATCCGGATCGCCGACGAACACGGCAAGCCGCTCCCGTACGGTGCCGAGGGCGAGGTTCGGCTGCGCGGGGAGGCGGTCTGCCGGGGCTATCTGGACGCCGGGGCCCGTGCCGCGGCCTTCGACGCCGAGGGGTTCCTGATCACCGGGGACCTGGGGCGGCTCCGGGAGAGCGGTCACCTCACGCTCACCGGGCGGCTGAAGGACATCATCATCCGCAAGGGCGAGAACATCTCCGCCAAGGAGATCGAGGACCTGCTCCACACGCACCCCGCCGTCGCCGACGCGGCGGTCATCGGGCTGCCCGACCCGGAGCGCGGCGAACGCGTCTGCGCGGTGGTCGAACAGCCGCCGGGCGCCCCGCCCCTGACCTTGACCGCGCTCTCCGCCCATCTGCGGGAAGCGGGCCTGTCCGTCCACAAGGTGCCCGAGCAATTGGAGGTCCTCGACGCGCTGCCGCGCAACGAGACGCTGCGCAAGGTGCTCAAGTACCGGCTGCGGGAACGGTTCGGCGGGTGA
- a CDS encoding RNA polymerase sigma factor, with protein MAKETAPRWDRRMQQRLACGEAAALGELYDRFAALVHSQAHRMLDDEDAADLVTREVFAQVWENPEAYDPKQGSMRSWVARLTHRQSVQRLRRATVSSYAAEHGEGAAPDPEELERRVRSATAAARADYIVSSMPAPLRQALELAYIHRRDYRQTAADLGVTEDEARRRLRLGLQLLSTANARPLEGSSPPGYGRVR; from the coding sequence ATGGCGAAGGAGACGGCACCCCGCTGGGACCGCAGGATGCAGCAGAGGCTGGCCTGCGGTGAGGCGGCGGCGCTCGGCGAGCTGTACGACCGGTTCGCGGCCCTCGTCCACAGCCAGGCGCACCGGATGCTCGATGACGAGGACGCCGCCGACCTGGTGACCCGCGAGGTCTTCGCCCAGGTCTGGGAGAACCCCGAGGCGTACGACCCGAAGCAGGGCTCGATGCGCTCCTGGGTGGCCCGCCTCACCCACCGCCAGTCCGTCCAGCGGCTGCGCCGCGCGACGGTCTCCTCGTACGCGGCGGAGCACGGCGAGGGCGCGGCGCCCGACCCGGAGGAGCTGGAGCGGCGGGTGCGCAGCGCCACGGCCGCCGCCCGCGCCGACTACATCGTCTCCTCCATGCCCGCCCCGCTGCGGCAGGCGCTGGAGCTGGCGTACATCCATCGCCGGGACTACCGGCAGACCGCCGCCGACCTCGGGGTGACCGAGGACGAGGCGCGCCGCCGGCTCCGGCTGGGGCTCCAACTGCTCTCCACGGCCAACGCCCGCCCGCTCGAAGGGTCCTCGCCACCCGGTTACGGACGGGTCCGGTGA
- a CDS encoding amidohydrolase family protein: MTDTELPRIVSVDDHVIEPAHLFSAWLPAKYRERGPQPLTAGIGELAYTGGKYVITMDPDGPPTDWWIYEDLKFPYKRNIAAVGFDRDDMTLEGITRAEMRPGCWDPAERLKDMDLNHVEASLCFPTFPRFCGQTFAEAHDKEVALACVRAYNDWMVEEWCGDSGGRLIPLCIIPLWDIGLAVAEIRRNAARGVRAVTFSEIPTHLGLPSIHTGYWDPFFAVCQETGTVVNMHIGSSSQMPAASPDAPPAVQASLSFNNAMASMMDFLFSGVLVKFPTLKLAYSEGQMGWIPYALERADDVWEEHRAWGGVRDLIPEPPSTYYYRQMFCCFFRDKHGIASLDVVGRDNATFETDYPHVDSTFPHTKEVALDHVKGLDEETVHKLMRGNAIRMLGLDLDK, from the coding sequence ATGACGGATACGGAACTGCCTCGGATCGTCAGCGTCGACGACCATGTGATCGAGCCCGCGCACCTCTTCTCCGCCTGGCTGCCCGCGAAGTACCGCGAGCGCGGGCCGCAGCCGCTCACCGCGGGCATCGGGGAGCTGGCGTACACGGGCGGGAAGTACGTCATCACCATGGACCCGGACGGGCCGCCCACCGACTGGTGGATCTACGAGGACCTGAAGTTCCCGTACAAGCGGAACATCGCCGCCGTCGGCTTCGACCGTGACGACATGACCCTGGAGGGCATCACCCGCGCCGAGATGCGGCCCGGCTGCTGGGACCCGGCCGAACGCCTCAAGGACATGGACCTCAACCACGTCGAGGCCTCGCTCTGCTTCCCGACCTTCCCGCGCTTCTGCGGGCAGACCTTCGCCGAGGCGCACGACAAGGAGGTCGCCCTCGCCTGCGTGCGCGCCTACAACGACTGGATGGTCGAGGAGTGGTGCGGCGACAGCGGCGGCCGGCTGATCCCGCTCTGCATCATCCCGCTCTGGGACATCGGCCTCGCCGTCGCGGAGATCCGGCGGAACGCGGCCCGGGGCGTCCGCGCGGTCACCTTCTCCGAGATTCCCACCCACCTCGGGCTGCCGTCCATCCACACCGGCTACTGGGACCCGTTCTTCGCCGTCTGCCAGGAGACCGGCACGGTCGTCAACATGCACATCGGCTCCAGCTCCCAGATGCCCGCCGCCTCCCCGGACGCACCGCCCGCCGTACAGGCCTCGCTCTCCTTCAACAACGCGATGGCCTCGATGATGGACTTCCTCTTCAGCGGGGTCCTGGTGAAGTTCCCGACGCTGAAACTGGCGTACAGCGAGGGCCAGATGGGGTGGATCCCGTACGCCCTGGAGCGCGCCGACGACGTCTGGGAGGAGCACCGGGCCTGGGGCGGGGTGCGCGATCTGATCCCCGAGCCGCCGTCCACGTACTACTACCGGCAGATGTTCTGCTGCTTCTTCCGCGACAAGCACGGCATCGCGTCGCTGGACGTCGTCGGCCGCGACAACGCCACCTTCGAGACCGACTACCCGCACGTGGACTCGACCTTCCCGCACACCAAGGAGGTCGCCCTCGACCACGTCAAGGGACTCGACGAGGAGACCGTCCACAAACTGATGCGCGGAAACGCGATCCGGATGCTCGGCCTGGACCTGGACAAGTAG
- the purU gene encoding formyltetrahydrofolate deformylase has protein sequence MTAPQPAPSAASDAAATEQYVLTLSCPDKQGIVHAVSSYLFMTGCNIEDSQQFGDHDTGLFFMRVHFSADATVTVDKLRASFAAIGEAFRMEWQIHRPAERMRIVLMVSKFGHCLNDLLFRSRTGALPVEIAAVVSNHTDFAELVASYNIPFRHLPVTQDNKAEAEARLLELVREEDVELVVLARYMQVLSDDLCKQLSGRIINIHHSFLPSFKGAKPYHQAHARGVKLIGATAHYVTADLDEGPIIEQEVERVGHGVTPDQLVAIGRDVECRALARAVKWHAERRILLNGRRTVIFA, from the coding sequence ATGACCGCGCCGCAGCCCGCCCCCTCCGCCGCCTCGGACGCCGCCGCGACCGAGCAGTACGTCCTCACGCTCTCCTGCCCCGACAAGCAGGGCATCGTGCACGCCGTGTCGAGCTATCTCTTCATGACCGGCTGCAACATCGAGGACAGTCAGCAGTTCGGGGACCACGACACGGGTCTGTTCTTCATGCGGGTCCACTTCTCGGCCGACGCCACCGTGACGGTGGACAAGCTCCGCGCCAGCTTCGCCGCGATCGGGGAGGCCTTCCGGATGGAGTGGCAGATCCACCGGCCCGCCGAGCGCATGCGGATCGTGCTGATGGTGAGCAAGTTCGGCCACTGCCTCAACGACCTGCTGTTCCGGTCCCGCACCGGGGCGCTGCCGGTCGAGATCGCGGCCGTCGTCTCCAACCACACGGACTTCGCCGAGCTCGTCGCCTCGTACAACATCCCCTTCCGGCACCTCCCGGTGACGCAGGACAACAAGGCGGAGGCCGAGGCGCGACTGCTGGAGCTGGTCCGCGAGGAGGACGTCGAGCTGGTCGTCCTGGCCCGCTACATGCAGGTCCTCTCCGACGACCTGTGCAAGCAGCTGAGCGGCCGGATCATCAACATCCACCACTCGTTCCTGCCGAGCTTCAAGGGCGCCAAGCCCTACCACCAGGCGCACGCGCGCGGCGTGAAGCTGATCGGCGCGACCGCGCACTACGTCACCGCCGACCTCGACGAGGGCCCGATCATCGAGCAGGAGGTCGAGCGCGTCGGCCACGGCGTGACGCCGGACCAACTGGTCGCCATCGGCCGGGACGTGGAGTGCCGGGCGCTGGCGCGTGCGGTGAAGTGGCACGCGGAGCGGCGCATCCTGCTCAACGGCCGCCGTACGGTGATCTTCGCGTAG
- a CDS encoding zf-HC2 domain-containing protein, with product MSGDGRESEGGEEEVRGARRIPGPRGAADDLDLESVPRPDLPPPGSAAPDEAVPEQSAPEEALPEQPEEALPEQAAPEPLMTSASASPSASPSASGIDLPHRVLKALLGAWALSACSAEETAAVEDHLTACAPCADEALRLRDAVGLLHTDGSLDLDPTLRSRVMDGCLSRRPARIPVPEYAAPYDAETARLDALLRDIADSEWHAPVRLRWFEEEREVSRKTTVAGVIGHLTAVDGLLSAALGLDDPLGGGEVPLDPSERTERHWSSAHRPPTRAVREPWRAQSHELIRTASFAGRNVAEASVSYGAFALPLQDALLDRAFECWVHGGDIADAVDYPYEAPSAAHLHRMIDLAARLLPAAMAGRRRAGLAGPAKDLVTAGAPGRSVHLEIEGHGGGDWYIALDSPAALGSPERTVAQVALDGVEFCRLAAGHISPVEAAAGQEGDREAIRDVLFATASLSRL from the coding sequence GTGAGCGGCGACGGACGCGAGAGCGAGGGAGGCGAGGAGGAGGTGCGCGGCGCCCGCCGGATACCGGGCCCGCGCGGGGCGGCGGACGACCTCGACCTGGAGTCCGTGCCCCGGCCTGACCTGCCGCCGCCCGGATCGGCGGCCCCGGACGAGGCCGTGCCGGAGCAGTCCGCACCGGAAGAGGCCCTCCCCGAACAGCCGGAAGAGGCCCTCCCCGAACAGGCCGCCCCGGAGCCGCTCATGACCTCCGCCTCCGCTTCGCCCTCCGCCTCGCCCTCCGCCTCGGGCATCGACCTCCCCCACCGGGTGCTCAAGGCCCTCCTCGGCGCCTGGGCGCTGTCCGCCTGTTCGGCCGAGGAGACCGCCGCCGTGGAGGACCATCTCACCGCGTGCGCCCCGTGCGCGGACGAGGCGCTGCGGCTGCGGGACGCGGTGGGGCTGCTGCACACCGACGGCTCCCTGGATCTCGACCCGACGCTCCGGTCCCGGGTGATGGACGGCTGCCTGAGCCGCCGGCCGGCCCGGATCCCGGTGCCGGAGTACGCCGCCCCGTACGACGCCGAGACCGCCCGGCTCGACGCGCTGCTCCGCGACATCGCGGACTCGGAGTGGCACGCGCCGGTGCGCCTGCGGTGGTTCGAGGAGGAGCGCGAGGTCAGCCGCAAAACCACGGTCGCCGGGGTGATCGGCCACCTGACGGCGGTCGACGGGCTGCTGTCCGCCGCGCTCGGCCTCGACGACCCGCTCGGCGGCGGCGAGGTGCCGCTGGACCCCTCCGAGCGCACCGAGAGGCACTGGTCGTCAGCGCACCGGCCGCCCACCCGGGCCGTCCGCGAGCCCTGGCGGGCCCAGAGCCACGAGCTGATCCGCACGGCGTCCTTCGCCGGGCGGAACGTCGCCGAGGCCTCCGTCTCCTACGGGGCCTTCGCCCTGCCGCTCCAGGACGCGCTGCTGGACCGCGCCTTCGAGTGCTGGGTGCACGGCGGGGACATCGCCGACGCCGTCGACTACCCGTACGAGGCCCCGTCGGCGGCCCATCTGCACCGGATGATCGACCTGGCGGCCCGGCTGCTTCCGGCCGCCATGGCGGGGCGCCGCCGCGCCGGACTGGCCGGACCCGCGAAGGACCTCGTCACGGCCGGTGCGCCGGGCCGCTCGGTCCATCTGGAGATCGAGGGCCACGGCGGGGGCGACTGGTACATCGCACTGGACTCGCCGGCCGCCCTCGGCTCGCCCGAGCGCACGGTGGCGCAGGTGGCTTTGGACGGGGTCGAGTTCTGCCGGCTCGCCGCGGGTCACATCTCGCCGGTGGAAGCGGCGGCGGGCCAGGAGGGCGACCGCGAGGCCATCCGCGACGTACTGTTCGCGACGGCCTCGCTCAGCCGGCTGTAG
- a CDS encoding EF-hand domain-containing protein: protein MDSAEYERKIAHRFAAFDQDGNGYIDRADFNAAAARLLTEFGTTARCDKGQALYTGAEAFWQGMAGIADVDGDQRVTREEFVGGAVKRLRDNPGRFAEIARPFLRATIAVADGGNDGRASVADVERALRVLGASAEIAGIAAQSLDTDRDGLIAESDVVAAFAVYFTVIEPDA, encoded by the coding sequence ATGGACAGCGCAGAGTACGAGCGAAAGATCGCGCACCGCTTCGCAGCCTTCGACCAGGACGGTAACGGCTATATCGATCGTGCCGATTTCAACGCCGCGGCGGCCCGTCTGCTCACCGAGTTCGGTACGACGGCCCGCTGCGACAAGGGGCAGGCGCTCTACACCGGTGCCGAGGCCTTCTGGCAGGGCATGGCGGGCATCGCCGATGTGGACGGGGACCAGCGGGTCACCCGTGAGGAGTTCGTGGGCGGGGCGGTGAAGCGGCTCCGGGACAATCCCGGGCGGTTCGCCGAGATCGCCCGGCCGTTCCTGCGGGCGACCATCGCGGTCGCGGACGGCGGGAACGACGGCAGGGCTTCGGTTGCGGACGTGGAGCGGGCGCTCCGGGTCCTCGGAGCCAGCGCCGAGATCGCGGGCATCGCCGCCCAGAGCCTGGACACGGACCGGGACGGGTTGATCGCGGAGAGCGATGTGGTCGCGGCGTTCGCCGTGTACTTCACGGTGATCGAGCCGGACGCGTAG
- a CDS encoding STAS domain-containing protein translates to MTLKVDEAEQGSWTVLSMSGELDLVTSPVVRQSVHEAVAEGQHDVVLDLSEVFFCDSSGVGVLIASRRLMKSCGGRLRLILPARGAEDGSHVNKVLGALGVRRLFDVYPDALSATDEECRPLSA, encoded by the coding sequence GTGACGCTGAAGGTGGACGAGGCGGAGCAGGGCTCCTGGACCGTGCTGAGCATGAGCGGCGAACTCGACCTGGTGACCTCACCCGTCGTGCGCCAGTCCGTCCACGAGGCGGTGGCGGAGGGGCAGCACGATGTAGTGCTCGACCTGTCCGAGGTGTTCTTCTGCGACTCCAGCGGCGTCGGTGTGCTGATCGCCTCGCGCCGGCTGATGAAGTCCTGCGGCGGTCGGCTGCGGCTGATCCTCCCGGCCCGGGGCGCGGAGGACGGTTCGCACGTCAACAAGGTGCTCGGGGCGCTCGGGGTGCGCCGGCTGTTCGACGTCTACCCGGACGCGCTGTCCGCCACCGACGAGGAGTGCAGGCCGCTGAGCGCCTGA